From Triticum dicoccoides isolate Atlit2015 ecotype Zavitan unplaced genomic scaffold, WEW_v2.0 scaffold65788, whole genome shotgun sequence, the proteins below share one genomic window:
- the LOC119347379 gene encoding protein split ends-like, translating to ILGASATSGPSGGSTTASATTANGESQNAERPQGGNPSATRGLPPRTVVTGLAAIPAFPGRSSVGVILPVQMRSQVAAPNQSTGPQGSQTAVGNGSQPNSAYVVPQASSGSAVSAMIAEISAQVANALAANPQALASLTSAVLNPAAQGPHPPTTNNGAGTVSSVTSGNTQSQNELPGSHHGQTSVNVQSDATGAGTVPSNTSGPSLTPQDISTVSVSDVDSSQQRSGESAAASLGGQMTGTLTGDVPSGMPAENSELKSKPSDGETGESTKPAASGGSGPLGLGGGLQPKRRSRATKLSGTSSDSGEAVNTSSVPRSQEAVLRGQQALQALVSRGANASSGSVTASQAPSSTPRSAAGMPLRRPGGEGQVDLGSMLSSVLNNPMFSNLMSNVAAQTGMDSPADVRNIMEDLTQNRAVMDTLSSMVQNVDVPQRGGQGGFDLSSMMQQMMPVVSQVLGGASPRRAGTDVQPRQNDREVSGAAGGRSSQMDLQEACQRIEQRDAPEDIFGAVLETAAQAYGNDESIEVMLEELASDPELADEYMKLLLEQVGERVESESEAKTQS from the exons ATACTAGGTGCTTCTGCAACAAGTGGTCCATCTGGTGGTTCAACCACTGCTTCTGCAACCACTGCCAACGGGGAAAGCCAAAATGCAGAAAGACCTCAAGGAGGCAACCCGTCGGCTACACGTGGATTGCCACCACGAACAGTTGTTACAGGACTTGCAGCTATTCCGGCCTTTCCAGGGAGGTCCTCAGTTGGTGTTATCCTTCCTGTTCAAATGAGAAGCCAAGTGGCAGCACCTAACCAGTCAACTGGTCCTCAAGGTTCTCAGACTGCCGTGGGCAACGGATCTCAACCGAATTCGGCATATGTTGTTCCACAAGCTTCTTCAGGCAGTGCTGTTTCTGCTATGATAGCAGAGATATCTGCACAGGTAGCCAATGCACTGGCTGCAAACCCGCAGGCATTGGCTTCACTTACATCAGCTGTGCTGAACCCAGCAGCCCAGGGGCCTCACCCCCCAACCACAAACAATGGAGCTGGCACCGTGAGCTCTGTGACATCAGGAAATACACAATCACAAAATGAGCTGCCGGGTTCTCATCATGGGCAAACTTCAGTGAACGTGCAGTCTGATGCAACTGGTGCAG GCACTGTGCCTTCAAATACATCCGGTCCCAGTTTGACACCACAAGACATCAGTACTGTGAGTGTCTCCGATGTTGATAGCAGTCAACAACGCTCTGGGGAATCGGCAGCAGCCAGCTTAGGAGGACAGATGACAGGCACACTTACAGGTGATGTTCCTTCGGGCATGCCGGCAGAAAATTCTGAACTGAAGAGCAAGCCGTCAGATGGAGAAACCGGAGAGTCTACTAAACCTGCTGCTAGTGGTGGGTCTGGGCCACTTGGTCTTGGTGGTGGCCTGCAGCCCAAG AGACGTAGCAGAGCAACAAAGCTATCTGGGACTAGCAGCGATTCTGGGGAAGCCGTTAACACCTCTTCTGTCCCTAGAAGCCAGGAAGCTGTTCTGAGGGGACAGCAGGCTCTGCAAGCTCTTGTTTCGAGAGGCGCTAATGCGAGCAGCGGCAGTGTTACGGCTTCTCAAGCCCCATCTTCAACTCCTCGGTCTGCTGCTGGAATGCCTCTGAGAAGACCGGGTGGTGAAGGGCAAGTTGACCTCGGCAGTATGCTATCAAGTGTTCTCAACAACCCGATGTTCAGCAATCTGATGTCAAATGTAGCTGCTCAAACAGGGATGGATTCACCAGCTGATGTGAGGAACATCATGGAAGACCTGACACAGAACCGTGCAGTGATGGACACCTTGAGCAGTATGGTGCAAAATGTGGATGTGCCACAGAGGGGGGGCCAAGGTGGCTTTGACTTGTCCAGTATGATGCAGCAGATGATGCCTGTTGTGTCACAAGTTCTTGGTGGAGCTTCACCTCGTCGTGCTGGTACGGATGTGCAGCCTCGACAGAATGACAGGGAAGTGAGCGGCGCCGCAGGTGGAAGAAGCTCTCAG ATGGATCTCCAAGAAGCATGCCAACGCATCGAGCAACGTGATGCCCCTGAGGATATCTTTGGTGCTGTCCTTGAGACCGCTGCCCAGGCTTATGGCAACGACGAGAGCATCGAGGTCATGCTTGAAGAGCTTGCCAGTGACCCAGAGCTCGCTGAT GAGTACATGAAGCTTCTGCTGGAGCAAGTCGGCGAGAGGGTGGAGTCTGAATCCGAGGCCAAGACGCAGTCGTGA
- the LOC119347380 gene encoding 60S ribosomal protein L28-1-like, which yields MTTVPGSLVWELVKKNNCFLIKQFGNNNAKVRFSKEPNNLYNVHSYKFSSLANSKTVVVQSSAGEDKAVVLSTTKTKKQNTPAKLQHKTLMRKEFRKMAKSVKNQVLQLVVLRSHFVLQVGHNFRKV from the exons ATGACTACCGTTCCAGGGTCTCTGGTCTGGGAGCTCGTGAAGAAGAACAACTGCTTCTTGATAAAACAGTTCGGCAATAACAACGCCAAGGTGCGGTTCAGCAAGGAGCCCAACAACCTCTACAATGTCCACTCCTACAAGTTCTCAA GCTTGGCGAACAGCAAGACCGTGGTGGTCCAGTCATCAGCGGGAGAGGACAAGGCAGTTGTCCTGTCCACGACCAAGACCAAGAAGCAAAACACCCCTGCCAAGCTCCAGCACAAGACTCTGATGCGCAAGGAGTTCCGCAAGATGGCCAAGTCTGTCAAGAATCAGGTATTACAACTTGTTGTTTTGAGAAGTCACTTTGTTCTGCAAGTCGGACATAACTTCAGAAAAGTCTGA